In Lutra lutra chromosome 6, mLutLut1.2, whole genome shotgun sequence, the following are encoded in one genomic region:
- the RING1 gene encoding E3 ubiquitin-protein ligase RING1, which translates to MTTPANAQNASKTWELSLYELHRTPQEAIMDGTEIAVSPRSLHSELMCPICLDMLKNTMTTKECLHRFCSDCIVTALRSGNKECPTCRKKLVSKRSLRPDPNFDALISKIYPSREEYEAHQDRVLIRLSRLHNQQALSSSIEEGLRMQAMHRAQRVRRPMPGSDQTTTMSGGEGEPGEGEGDGEDVSSDSAPDSAPGPAPKRPRGGGAGGSSVGTGGGGTGGVGGGAGSEDSGDRGGTLGGGTLGPPSPPGAPSPPEPGGEIELVFRPHPLLVEKGEYCQTRYVKTTGNATVDHLSKYLALRIALERRQQQEAGEPGGPGGGASDAGGPDGGGGEGGGAGGGDGPEEPALPSLEGVSEKQYTIYIAPGGGAFTTLNGSLTLELVNEKFWKVSRPLELCYAPTKDPK; encoded by the exons ATGACGACGCCGGCGAATGCCCAGAATGCCAGCAAAACGTGGGAACTGAGTCTGTATGAGCTCCACCGGACCCCGCAG GAAGCCATCATGGATGGCACAGAGATTGCGGTTTCCCCTCGGTCACTGCATTCAGAACTCATGTGCCCCATCTGCCTGGACAtgctgaagaatacaatgaccACCAAGGAGTGCCTCCACCGATTCTGCTCAGACTGTATCGTCACGGCCCTTCGGAGCGG GAACAAGGAGTGCCCTACCTGCCGCAAGAAGCTGGTATCCAAGCGGTCTCTGCGGCCGGACCCCAACTTTGATGCCCTGATCTCTAAGATCTACCCCAGCCGGGAGGAATACGAGGCCCACCAAGACCGGGTGCTCATCCGCCTCAGCCGCCTGCACAACCAGCAGGCACTGAGCTCCAGCATCGAGGAGGGGCTGCGCATGCAGGCCATGCACAG GGCCCAGCGTGTGAGGCGGCCGATGCCCGGGTCAGATCAGACCACCACGATGAGTGGGGGGGAAGGagagcctggggagggagagggggatggagaggatgTGAGCTCAGACTCCGCCCCTGactctgccccaggccctgctcccaAGCGACCCCGTGGTGGGGGCGCAGGGGGGAGCAGTGTAGGGACAGGGGGAGGTGGCACtggtggggttggtgggggtgCCGGTTCTGAAGACTCTGGTGACCGGGGAGGGACCTTGGGAGGGGGCACCCTAGGCCCCCCAAGCCCTCCTGGGGCCCCCAGTCCCCCGGAGCCAGGTGGAGAAATTGAGCTCGTGTTCCggccccaccccctgctcgtGGAGAAGGGAGAATACTGCCAGACTAG GTATGTGAAGACAACTGGGAATGCCACAGTGGACCATCTTTCCAAGTACTTGGCCCTGCGCATTGCCCTAGAGCGGAGGCAGCAGCAAGAGGCTGGGGAGCCAGGAGGGCCTGGAGGGGGCGCCTCTGATGCCGGGGGACCTGATGGGGGTggtggagagggtgggggtgCCGGAGGAGGTGACGGCCCTGAGGAGCCTGCCTTGCCCAGTCTGGAAGGTGTCAGCGAAAAGCAGTACACCATCTACATCGCCCCTGGGGGCGGAGCCTTCACG ACACTGAATGGCTCCCTGACCCTGGAACTGGTGAATGAGAAGTTCTGGAAGGTGTCCCGGCCACTGGAGCTCTGCTATGCCCCCACCAAGGATCCAAAGTGA